The sequence CAACCTGTACGGTCTCTCATTAGGTAATTAATCATGTTCCAACATAACAACATTCTACAAGGCGAACTCGCAATGGAGTACAAAACCGTTATTGCGATGGTGCACATCTATTGCAAAGATCACCACGGTGCGGTTCGTCAGAATAACGCGTTATGTGAAGAGTGTGAGCAACTGTTGCGTTATGCAGAGACACGACTTGATAGATGCCCCTATGGCGAAGCAAAACCGACCTGCAATAAGTGTCCGATTCATTGTTATAAGCCTGACCCAAAAGAGCAAATGCGTTTGGTGATGCGTTATGCTGGGCCAAGAATGCTACTCAAGCATCCTATTTTAGCGATTCGACATTTGATTCATGAGAAGCGGAAAGTGCCAGAGAAGCCACTGCCGAACGTGTCTAATCGCCATATCCGAATGAATAAGAAGTAACTGACGCTTTAAAGTGGTCGCTGAATAAACGAAAAAGGTCTGATTGCTCAGA comes from Vibrio syngnathi and encodes:
- a CDS encoding nitrous oxide-stimulated promoter family protein, encoding MFQHNNILQGELAMEYKTVIAMVHIYCKDHHGAVRQNNALCEECEQLLRYAETRLDRCPYGEAKPTCNKCPIHCYKPDPKEQMRLVMRYAGPRMLLKHPILAIRHLIHEKRKVPEKPLPNVSNRHIRMNKK